In Leptolyngbya sp. O-77, the genomic window TGCAAACCATCATCGCCAACGGCAAATACAAAGAGATTTACCAAAAATGGTTTGATGGCGAACCGCCGGTGTTGCCCGAAGCCGCGCCGATTTAGTTGCTCAATGTGAATTGCGGGCCTATTGCGTCCGCGATTCACCATTAGATTCCCAATGATTCGTGTACTGTGATTCGTTTACTTGTTTTTAGGAAAAACTTTAGGAAAAACCGTGCAGCGATCGCTCGAAGTCATTCTCAACGCGCTCCCCAGCCTTTCGCTTGGGGCTATTACGACGCTCCAACTCACCATCGTCTCGATTCTGCTGGGGCTGGCCCTGGGCACGCTGCTGGCTGTTTTGCGGCTGTCGCCGTCGCGGCTGGTGCGGCTGGGGGCGATCGCCTATATCGACTTCTTTCGAGGAACCCCGCTGCTGGCGCAGTTGTTCATGATTTATTTTGGGCTGCCCAGTCTGCTGCAAAGCATGGGCATTGGGCTGAAGTTTAACCAGTGGACAGCGGCGATCGTTACACTCAGCCTGAATGGAGCCGCCTACATTGCCGAAATCGTGCGGGCGGGCATCCAGTCGATTGATCTGGGGCAGCGAGAAGCCTCGCAATCGCTGGGGCTGGGCCCCATGCAAACCCTGCGCTATGTGGTGTTTCCGCAGGCGTTTCGCCGGATGATTCCGCCGCTGGGGAATGAGTTTATCAGCCGCCTGAAAGATACCAGCCTGGTGGCAGTGATTGGTTTTGAAGAACTGCTGCGGCGGGGGCAGTTGGTCGTCGCGCAGACCTATCGGGCATTTGAAATTTACTTTGCCGTGGCGCTGGTTTACCTGGT contains:
- a CDS encoding amino acid ABC transporter permease; translation: MQRSLEVILNALPSLSLGAITTLQLTIVSILLGLALGTLLAVLRLSPSRLVRLGAIAYIDFFRGTPLLAQLFMIYFGLPSLLQSMGIGLKFNQWTAAIVTLSLNGAAYIAEIVRAGIQSIDLGQREASQSLGLGPMQTLRYVVFPQAFRRMIPPLGNEFISRLKDTSLVAVIGFEELLRRGQLVVAQTYRAFEIYFAVALVYLVLTLLSSQFFSFLERWMNPVEKLKRQALRVQKQES